The Sabethes cyaneus chromosome 1, idSabCyanKW18_F2, whole genome shotgun sequence DNA segment tgtaacttttatttaaattaagacttgaaaatgtactggcaaattatcacagtgatattcctcattgtttacaccTCGTAAGTTGCGCCCTtttcgcgaatcactccggaaatgttacacacaacgcatgtagcatgtatattatagaactatatatatagtaactataatagCATGtacatatgttgcatatagcatgtatacatgaagaatcgaatgattacaagcatgaacacatgctactatcactacaaagagacttacgtagtcctgcgtcacctatatatgcggtcgtgtcttgtacacaacccctctgattttttccctatgctagtccagcagaaaataaccctcactcttctcctccccgtttcttcttcccctgttgatttggAAATGCATCtgtgtatgaataacttattcacacaaaattcattttatataatcgtctttgcggttGTTAGCCTGACCGATTTAACATTTATAATATatctcagatatattacaaatgtcaatacagacaaaaaaataatttaaaatatttctatgagtagaaataattaaaaatttttctaggaatcctttattgtggctgtgttggtattaaaaagaataagaataagaataagcaTCAGTActagttttaaaaataattgtaaaagaattttgaaagaaataattgaaaatttccttAAAAACGTGATCAATTTACCCCCGGataattatctacaatattgctgaagaaagtacagTTCAATCATTCGTATTTACGGTGCTGTAGGACTGCAATGCCGCTGGGAGCAAAGAGAGCGCTCTGTTTGCTACCAATCAAACAGACATAGCAATGCTTCCTACAGcaatattgcagataataactaattctataaATCATTTTTTGAAATTCTGCTTAACTGagaagcagtaatcaaaagagcaaaatcgataTGAAACGATCATGCCGTTTTTGGGCTGACACTCCTTAGCAATATGTCCGTATCGATCGCAACGCTTGAAATTCCTACCTTTCTGCTGCCTCTGTTCATCCTTTGCCTTCGGTTTCAATGGAAACGGGTTACTTCCAACAAACGTCGTTTGGTCATTGGTCTTACTGGAGTTTCGGTACTTTCGCGATGATCGGTGTGCCGGAAATTTCTAGCGCCATAATCAAGGGTTTAAACTCCTTTGGTAGTTTTGCAAGCAGTAGGCAAACTGTGGGCAGAGCCCCTACCGACAGCAAGCGAGACCGAAAGACGACGGAAAAAGGAACTTATACTAATAAAAAACGCTTTCTGATCAAGCTTGGATCTTTTCGAATCTGGAACTTGTACGTAAGCACCACAACCAAATACTCGGAGATGAGCAATATCCGGTTTACGATTTGTCCAAAGCTCGTACGGCGTCTTTGGAAGTACACGAGACGGTTGCCGATTCTGAAGATATGCTGCCGTTAGCACTGCCTCGCCCCAGTACAGCTTCCCCAAATCAGCATCCGCTAGTATACAAATTGCCATCTCCTGCAGTGAGCGATTTTTGCGTTCCGCAATCCCGTTTTGTTGTGGTGAGTATGGTGTGGTAAATTGTGCTTTTATTCCTTCAGCCTCGTAGAAATCACGTAACTCTCGGTTGACATATTCACCACCACCATCGGACCGAATGACAAGAGGTTTCCTTCCAAAAACGTTGTGCACCCATCGAACGTACTGTTTGATTCTGCCGGCTGCTTCACTCTTGTTCCGCAATAGGTACATGACAGTATATCGACTGTAATCGTCGATTAGTGTCATGAGCGATTACCAGATGGGGTTACAGTTTCCATCGGTTCACAAAGATCTGTGTGGATTATCTCTAACGGTTGTATAGTCTTCCGCTCGATAACCGGAGCAAACGGGTTCCTTTCAGGCAGCACTCGCATGTAATATAACATCCACAATCTTTGAATTTGAAGCCACTTACTAGATCCTCCGTTGTCAGTCGTCGAAATACATCGGGGTCTCGATGCCCGATTCGGCGATGCCAAGTGTGTTGGCGCCACTCGTGATGCTCATTTCCAGCTTTCAATAACTGTTCCTGAACGCGCAGCCGATAGACTGCCAATTTTGTCACAGACTACAACTGTTTCACCTGCAGCGTTAACGATTGCACAGACCATCGCACCAAACTTGGCCCCAAAACCTTTAACAGCAAGCTGGCTCACCGAAATTAACCCGCCATCCAGATCCGGTACATACAACATATTTTTCAGAGTAATTTCTACCTGATCGCCACGACcgttttcaccaaaaataacaCCTTCGCCGATTCCGGACGCTTTTGTTTTGTTACCATCGGCCAATGTCACATTCGATTCTACACTTGTGCACAGTGCTGAGAAAAACGCTTTTTCACTCGTCATATGACATGACGCGCCACTATCAATAACCCAACAATTCGGCTTTACTTTACCGGCCATAAAACACACAGCACCGGTTGTTCCCTGAGCCTGCTTTGCATTAGTGTTTGCGCCTTTTGGAGCTTGCCTCTTCCATGACACACTCGAAAGTGTTCCGGTTGCTTACAAAAATAACACTTTCTCCGGCTTTTTACCAGCATCTAACTTCATCGCTTTCATGTCATTAGATAGCGACACACTTTTTTCCCGACGCTGATTATACTCATCCAGCAGCCGAGTTTTCACTAATGTCACTGTCCAGTCTACATCCGCCCGGCTCTGCAGACTTTGTACCAATCCATGATACGATTCTGGCACACTTTTAAAGATCATCGCAATCTGCAATGGCTCTTCTATGTTCAGGCCCGCAGCAGCAAGTTTATCGAACAATTCTTCCATACCGGCAAGATGCGAGTCCATATTTTCTGCACAATACCCCAAGATAATGCTATATGGTCGACATTGTCGCTTTTTCGTGGTGCTCTCGTAAAGCATTCCACATCCCGCGTGCACTTTCTACCGGTTCAGGCTTTGCAACAGCTATCACTTCCCATAGGTCCTCTTTTTCGAGCAACCATTCCATCCGCTGCTTCCAGGAGCCCCAATTTGCCTGGCTCAGCATCGGGAAAGCAATTTTTGCACTATCTGCCATTTTGTAACACACGTGGTGTGGAATCTTCTGACCGAAAATATACAACTTTGTTCGTCACTTTTCCGCGAATACCGCATATCTGGGCCCATAACCTGTGGGCAGAGCCCCTACCGACAGCAAGCGAGACCGAAAGACAACGGAAAAAGGAACTTATATTAATAAAAAACACCACTCGTTTAAGAAAATAACAAGAACGTTTTTAATCGCGTCTATCCGTGAAAAAAGTatacagagaaagaggaaatgtTTTACATGTCTATCAGTAACGTTGGCAACAGTTGAATGCAAACGGGGGATAAGTAACTAGTCAATAGAACCAAGGTGTGTGATATAAGAGGTGGTCATCTTTACTCTCCCACAGAAACGACGAACTCTTCGGAAACGTCGAAGCCAGCAAAGGCTACGAGCGGTGAAAATGATCTCCGTCACCTGTCACATGAAATTTCTGAGCAGCTGACTGGCAGAGGGTCTACCTCCAACATCAGTTCAACGGTGTTTCCTGTCACGCTGCAATGAAGTTCTCTGTGAATGAAGTACACTCCACACTTGTGTAAAGAAACCGTCATTCTGATTTTGGAGCAGTCGGAGTAACCTCTCGCTCGATTCATGGCATGTGTTCGTAGCAGCGCTTCATCCCACGGCTTGAGGGTTGCTACCGTAGTCTCCAACCATCTTACTGTCTTCTCCTCGGTGCAAACGAGTAGCGGCAGCCGTTCTTGAGTTGGCAACTCCTGAACTTTGACCACATAGCTGGAGAATTCTGTTCCGCAATGGAGTTAAGAATTTTGTCGCGGATATCCGTTGGCTGGAGGTATCCGCCATCTCACTACCACTACCATCTCATACGAAATCCCTTTATGGGACGCAGACGGCCCTTTACTTAGGCGCACTCTAGATTAGTTTCCGGCGACCGTTACCGCTTGTTCTCTGCTCGAGTGGTCGGGATTTCTAGTCGACAGAATAAAGCGCCAGTTTCCTGACCTTTTCCTGTGTGTATCCCTCACTGAGATACAGCTTGTGTCGCTTTTTTTCTGTGTACCAAAGAACCGCTTGAAAGCAACACGAGACGACGTGACTCTCCACTTTCTCATTTGGTGAACTCAGGATCAGCGATGAGACTGCGAATGTCCTCCATACAGCGAGTCGCTGTATGTACAAGTTCCGGCAGATTTTGGTGCATTATTTCGATAAAGAGTGCAAACCTAGATTCGTACCATAAACCAACAACTTACACATAACTAAACACTAATCATTAAATCAGgattaatttgaataaaatattgtttttcgcAGGACCTCACCGACATCGGCTTCAACCACATGCTGGACAACGAGCGAATGGGCAAGAATGACCGCCAGCGGGCGCACACCATCAACCGGTTGCGCCGGCTGCGTCGCGTTGGCCAACGCATTCCACCACCCTACCCGAACGGATGGTTCGGCATACTGGAATCGGAGACGTTGGCTCGGGGTCAGGCACGCAGCGTCGATTGTTTGGGTCAAAACTTTGTCGTTTTTCGCTCCGCTTCCGGGGAAGCATGCGTGCTGGATGCCTACTGTCCGCATCTGGGTGCCAATCTGGGGGTAGGCGGAACGGTCCGGGGCGATTGCATCGAGTGCCCCTTTCACCACTGGACGTTCAGCGGTAAGGATGGGCAGTGTACTAACATACCGTACAGTAAGTCCGGTACGGTTCCGAAGGTGGCCAAAGTGAAGAAGTGGCGTTCGCTGGAAGCGAACGGGTTTATTTTTGTTTGGCATCACGTGGACGAGGAGGTGGAACCGTGGCAATTGCCGATTGTGGCGGAAATCGAGGACGGTCGGTGGGTTTACTATGGGAAGAATGAGTTTCTGGTGAATGCGCACATTCAGGATATTCCGGAGAATGGAGCCGATGTGGCGCATCTGTCGGCGGTTCATGGACCGAACATGCTTACCGGTAGCGATATTCGATATTACCGGCCAGCTTGGGCGGATTTTGGCATGCATGCCTGGCAGGCCAGGTGAGGTGTTCAGTGCGATTAGAAAGGCTTTGGTAGCAATTAAAGGTTTTTTTTCCTATTCACAGTTGGAATGCACCAGAGGAAAACGATCCACCACACATTGCCCGCATGGATCTGAAACACACGTTCCGGTTCTTCAATAAGGTGGAAGTTTGCACGGTAAATGTGAAAGCATTCCAGGTTGGTCCCGGTTACGTGCAGCTGATGATGCAAACCAGCATCGGACCGATGGTAGCACTGCAAACGGTTACTCCGGTGGAACCGCTGGTTCAGAAGGTCATCCATCGATTCTACGCTCCGCGTAATTTGGGCAATGCCTTTTTTCAGAAGTTTGCCATCTGGGCGGAAAGTGTTATGGTACGTTACTCTCGGTTAGTTCGACATTACGGGGTAATTCAAAGctaattttgctttttttacgaTCATTTTTAGTTCGAACGTGATATGATGATTTGGAACCACAAACAATTTATCGAGAGTCCCCTGCTTATCAAGGAAGACCGATTGATCAGAGCGTATCGGAAGTGGTACGGCCAGTTCTACTCGGAGAACAGTACCAGCTATACGATGGCAAAGGAGAATCTGGATTGGTGATGGAACGACGCAGCGTCGAAAAATTTccctttttttcaaaaccaattttttttttgtcgactAGAATAGGAATCCAGTTGTCTGTGATTATCGAATAAGAACCAATACTTTattgaaataaattaaaagAAGCAACTTTTGCTATTTCGATTTTAGCCAGTATCAAAATGCTTACCGGTTTATTTAGCCTGATTCTCCTCTAGAAACTGATCCAGCAAACCGGCCTCGATCGGGATCAGTAGATTCTCGGCTCCGTCAATCGTGCGTTTCACCTTGACCAGTTTGTGGTCGATGAATTCGGTTAGCTGAGCCCGAAGGGCCAGATCGGTACTGACCAGGAATGCCTCCCGGCAGTTACTGTACAGTTCTTTAAACAGCATACCCGGATAGTGCGGGTTATCCTTGTTGGCCAGCTGGTGGCGCACAATGGCCAGAAAGATTCCGCGCGAGTTCGTTGTCAGTGAGTTGAATACGTTCTTCATCGACGACAGTGCCAGTGCGCCGGAATTCTGCACCAACAGCGAGTTTTCAAAGGCCGTTTCGTCCGAGTACGGCAGCATAGTCGTTACGTCCCACCAGGAGAAGTTGTAGTAGCTCAGCTTGGAAGAATCCCAAACTAAAATCAGAAAAATCGGGTAATAAAAATTGCGTTAAAAATAGGTGAAAATTACTTACTCAGAGGCGTGTTAATGTGATCGATCGAAGCAAGCAGGTGAATGTTATCGATGTTTGCCAGTCGCGCCAGCACGTTTTGAGCTTTTCCATTACGCAACATTGTTCCGTCGAGGTTATGTACGATCAGGAACAGGTGCGTCGTCGGAAGGTAACTGAATTCTTCCTCAATTATATCCACCAGTTCGTGAAAATTACCACTGCTAACATTTAGGTCCAAAACATCCCCGGTGATGGCATCCAGAACGTCTTTAATAGTGAGTGTCGGAAAGAAACCGTTAATCACGATGACCGGCTGGCTGGCGAGAATCTTCCGGTGGAAGCTCTGCAGCAGATTCCGCTTCGATCCCAACCCATAGAGCAGAATGTTGAAACCTTCGTTCATCAGGTACAGCCATTTGGCAAAATAACTTTCATATTCTTCATGCAATTCCTGAATGGCCTTCTCATGCTCACTGGAACCGCGAAGTTCCCGCAAAAGGCGAAACAGCTGATCATGAGGCAACCGAGGCGTATTCAGCCGATCCAGTGTGTGATCCGACGTGACCACCTTCGAGCTGCTGTGGGTGGAAAAATAATCATCACTTTGCAGCACGTACTGCAGCTCGGCAGCAGTTTTCTTTCGGCCACGTGTTCGCATGCCGGTTTGTTTCTGCGCCGCCGCTGCTGATGCTATACCGATTTGAGCTGCGTTCTGCTTAATAACGGGACGTTTCGGTTTAGCGTCCTCATCTTCGGAGGAAGACTCCTCTTCCGAGCTGGTTTCACCATCGCCATCGTTATCCTCTTCCGATGTTGGCTCATAGTCGCTCCCACTAACCGAAAAATCCGAATCGGATTcattttgaaccatttttgaaatatctgaaatgaaaattttaaaattagcttaaaaaagtagaaaacttGGTAAGTCAAACTAACTTTTCTTTAGCTTCCTCCGGTCCTGGTGGGGTGTTTTAGCTGCAGCAGCAGCTAAACTCTTCCGCCTGCCTGCCGTCGAAGGAGTTGTGACGGGTGTTTTCGGTGTCCTCGCCGAGTGCAGTCTACTACTGCCGGGCTTGGACGCCGTTGTCGGCGTCCGGTGCTGAACACTGGAAACTAAAACACTCATTGAGTCTCTCTTTTTCGGTGTTTTAAACCCATAAATGTGCTGCCCTTGCACATCCTCCCGTTCTTCGAAGAGAGTAGTTGCCTTCACTTTAAGCGCCAGGTCGTGCAGCTGGCACTGGTCCTCGTCGTTGCCATCGTCTTCATCGTCGGAAATGACTCTCGAACGGTGACTTCTTCTGGGAACGTCCGGAACAAAATCCTCCGTATACCGTTTGTTCGGAGAACGGTGCCGAAGGGACCGTCGTCGATCTACCGATTCATCACTTACTTCAGTGGTTCGCAGATTCCGTGCGGCACTTTTGCGCGCAGACGAACGAACTGGCGTCTCCGACCGAACGCTACATGCCTCTTCGTCGGAAATAATCTCTAACGGATCCTGTTCAGCAATCGTTCGACTGTCGGAAACAAAATCCTCGGTGTACCGTTTGTTCGGAGAACGGTGACGTAGGGAACGGCGTCCAATGCTTGTCTCGGTGGTTTGAGCTCGTGCCGTACTTTTGCGTGCTGTTGAACGAACGGGCGTTTCGGATCGAACGCTGCCCGTCTCTTCATCGGAACTAGACGCAAGCGGATCCTTCTCCGGGAGCCGTGTGCTTCGACGGCTCATACTAACGGGGTTCGATTactttaaaacttttaaaacacgATTTTTTAGGAACACACAAACCAAACGGACCAATCACTGTTTAGTTTTGCATGCAACGGCTGGCTGATGATGATAAACAAAACCAACTGACAGCTGATTTCGCGCCTCTTGCTAGCTATAAATTTTACTTTATAGCGTCGCTATAAAATTAGTCGGGACGCGATCCTGTACCGGCTTTTTCGTTTCGTGAAGATGCAGAAAcacggaaaagaaaatatagaaaagttTGAAATTTTTGCTTTCATTAAACGTAAGTAAATTATTTATTATGATATTCAAGAGCTGTTAAAACAAAATCACTATAAACAATAGAAGTTATTAAATATAGCTGATTGTGAGAAAAAATTTCCATTATCACGCATAAAAGTGCGATTTTGGATTGATTCCTTTCGATgtctttcttatttcttatttatttctttCATCATCAGACTTACAATCTAAGTCCCAATGATGGTCAACTTCTTAAAACTAGTGGTCGAGGATATAAATTATATAAATTAAACATAaacatgaaaatataaataaaaaacggTGGCGGAAACTTTATGGGAGCTCCTAAAGAAGCAATTGACTCGCTTACGTAAGGGTTTAGCACGATAGGTGAAAATCATGCTACTTTATTAAacattcccaacaaacatttttgtttaagagtagtATTCAGCCACCGTATAGCTAATACCGATGGaataagcgcttgataagctgttatacaacaaaaatgttccttgggttcTTGGGAGATCGCTGAGGGCACCCTATTTGTTGCAGTTCGTACGGCGTTATATcatccggggtggctcttgctgtatcaagaattcctctccattgtacgcGGTCCTCGGCTACTCGTCgcaaattcgttgcgcgtctcgatacATGCCAATCGCATTTcaatggtcgagccatctagcacgttgggcccctctattcctggtgccggtggggttcttgaagagaacagatttcaatgcacagtcgtccggcatccttgcgacgtggccggcccaccgtagtcacccaactttcgccaggtgtacgatgggaatctctccaagcagtgcctgtagctcatgattcatacgcctccgccactctccgctttctgtcTGTACTTTGCCAACaatagtctgcaacacctttcgttcaaatacggctagtgcacgtatgtcctccataagcaaagttactgtctgaagtctgtagaggactaccggtcttattagcgttttgtacatcgtcagctttatgcgaCGGCGAATGTTCCttagcgtcttgcggagggaaaagtaggctcgatttccagcttgaatgcgtcgttggatctccttactcgtatttttGTCGGCCGTGACCACCTTCTCCTCTCTGTTAGCAAGATAGCAATCCCAAAaagtgaagtttttggagcgtttgAATTTTAGGTAAATCCCAAAACGTCCATTAaacgctcgattaatcgagtaatcgaaTATCCCTACAAAGATTAAACCATAATGGAAGATTGCCGATTTATATAAAACAAAGGATTTCAAAATACAATAACTTTTAATTATCTCATGTGCCGCCACAAGCAGGACCTGTTATGATTATAGACATTAAGTAACAGAGAAATACGTATAAACATGATAAACAGTAACGTTCAAGCAATAAAAGAAACAACTAATGTCTGATGATTACATCTTTTCGGTCTCTATAAGACTCACCTGCTACGTTAGGCGATACGCTGGCCTCAACGTGCGCCGTAGTGGACACCTCACGCAACGCTTCAACGTTGAAGAGACCAGCTATTTCGTGCGATGCACCAACTAATAACTTCAGGATGGACTACGAATCACTTCCGTTTTCTCTCAAACGGTAGAGGTTACGGCGTTCTGCCACCGTCAACGCTGGCCTCTTAGCCGTTACAGTTAATAATGCCTTCTCACGGACTCGCTTGCGATATTTTTGCATGTATTTTGCTTGGAGCAATTGAAACATTATAAACTCAGATTCATaaaatcactcacttctcacttaaattgattATATGtttttaataacaatttcatttggtaactatggcgacaaCTGTAGtgaatttggaaaaatggttcAACTTTGCATGGAAATTCCAGGAGTTACTTGCAAAATACAGTCTTCCAATAATAACTATACAAAAGGCATATATTTTGTGATTCAAATGGTATGCGAATTATAAAAATAGAATCAGAATTGGCTGgcctataagcgttcaaaatctatcactttttcgtgtcgCGGTCACCTTTGCTCTTCTAGCATGCCACCCTAtgaaagtaagacgtagtcctacgtcaaaatgtgaataatccccattaatcgttcataatcgtatgAATAATCGAATTattaaacgaaatattcgaatatttcccaagacatgacataaagatagtcatcggggatacaacgagattacaaaataaaataggtaacaaaccctattAACCAATCCCACACACCCGACCTTGACCAAAAGTCTTTTCGGTTTACCTGTcgttatccccgaaaaaaggttagggtaccgcgaaagtaaacaaaccctgctaatgcccaccggatgAAACCTGGTGAAATTAGCCGAAGTTGGTTCATTGGCCCCGTTCGAAAGTCCTGTACTTGGCAGGCACAAAAGTCTGGGGAATGAGCCATTTTGGAAGACAACCTCCAAAGAGTCCGACACGTACGGACGGAGACAGAAGTTAGTCACGGTAAAAgacagaagaaaagaaaagattcTAAAGTGAAGTTAAACGAAAAGTAGGAAAAATAGTGACAGTACGAAGTGGATAGGCAGAAGTAAAAAGAAGTtggttaaggggacataaacgactaaattttttggaaaaatcattattttatttcaaattttgattctgcagtcttttccgcttattttgatacctaATTTGTAAGGATCCGCCCACGGGAAGTGACCGAGAAATGattatacacataagcattccagtgcggcgtggaaaaccacgattttctaactttatgtacctttttctcagaaactacacaacgtattggaacaaactttttttttgttttgttggtagtagcttggcaaagagttttataacttttgagtttcgtaaacaaaacacagcttgagaaaaacgtaaaagaagaagaaaagatgcatgaaaaagtaaaattttgtcttctttttcttttttctctggctgtgtttcgtttacaaacttcaaaagttataaaagtctttgccaagctactaccaacaaaacaaaaaaaagtttgttccaatatgttgtgtagtttatgagaaaaaggtacataaagtttgaaaatcatggtACTACAgacccattttgcacgatggaacattcggaagcacacctggaaacaccctaatgaagaggcctgctctcagatcgaccacgttttggttgatggccggcacttttctgatgtcgcaggcgtgcgatccttccggggaccaaacgttgattcagaccactatctcgtagtaaacaagatccgcgcccggttgtccaacgtattcaaatcgaagccaacgaggaagatacgactgaacatttggcg contains these protein-coding regions:
- the LOC128732398 gene encoding origin recognition complex subunit 2, translated to MSRRSTRLPEKDPLASSSDEETGSVRSETPVRSTARKSTARAQTTETSIGRRSLRHRSPNKRYTEDFVSDSRTIAEQDPLEIISDEEACSVRSETPVRSSARKSAARNLRTTEVSDESVDRRRSLRHRSPNKRYTEDFVPDVPRRSHRSRVISDDEDDGNDEDQCQLHDLALKVKATTLFEEREDVQGQHIYGFKTPKKRDSMSVLVSSVQHRTPTTASKPGSSRLHSARTPKTPVTTPSTAGRRKSLAAAAAKTPHQDRRKLKKNISKMVQNESDSDFSVSGSDYEPTSEEDNDGDGETSSEEESSSEDEDAKPKRPVIKQNAAQIGIASAAAAQKQTGMRTRGRKKTAAELQYVLQSDDYFSTHSSSKVVTSDHTLDRLNTPRLPHDQLFRLLRELRGSSEHEKAIQELHEEYESYFAKWLYLMNEGFNILLYGLGSKRNLLQSFHRKILASQPVIVINGFFPTLTIKDVLDAITGDVLDLNVSSGNFHELVDIIEEEFSYLPTTHLFLIVHNLDGTMLRNGKAQNVLARLANIDNIHLLASIDHINTPLIWDSSKLSYYNFSWWDVTTMLPYSDETAFENSLLVQNSGALALSSMKNVFNSLTTNSRGIFLAIVRHQLANKDNPHYPGMLFKELYSNCREAFLVSTDLALRAQLTEFIDHKLVKVKRTIDGAENLLIPIEAGLLDQFLEENQAK
- the LOC128732395 gene encoding cholesterol 7-desaturase nvd is translated as MGEESCCDDYHPERSVQAPWSLRWLQLLVAAGTSRNGSLERTFKGFLPVSVEDLQAADAIIRLPLYGLALAAFGWLCWKFYYGRVIWKRDLTDIGFNHMLDNERMGKNDRQRAHTINRLRRLRRVGQRIPPPYPNGWFGILESETLARGQARSVDCLGQNFVVFRSASGEACVLDAYCPHLGANLGVGGTVRGDCIECPFHHWTFSGKDGQCTNIPYSKSGTVPKVAKVKKWRSLEANGFIFVWHHVDEEVEPWQLPIVAEIEDGRWVYYGKNEFLVNAHIQDIPENGADVAHLSAVHGPNMLTGSDIRYYRPAWADFGMHAWQASWNAPEENDPPHIARMDLKHTFRFFNKVEVCTVNVKAFQVGPGYVQLMMQTSIGPMVALQTVTPVEPLVQKVIHRFYAPRNLGNAFFQKFAIWAESVMFERDMMIWNHKQFIESPLLIKEDRLIRAYRKWYGQFYSENSTSYTMAKENLDW